In Zhaonella formicivorans, one DNA window encodes the following:
- a CDS encoding sugar kinase, with amino-acid sequence MAEIITIGEILVEVMAKKVGQKFYETGEFVGPFPSGAPAIFINQAAKCGSNAMIISAVGNDGFGRINLERLRADGVDTSKVKVQNEQATGVAFVTYKEDGDRDFLYHIANAACGTVDESFVSEEDFKDCKYFHIMGTAIYNEGIKRAILKGIELAKKNGGKITFDPNVRKEIITNEEKRKILVDILNQSHIILAGENELFYLTGIEDELASVNSYLARTAEIIIIKRGSKGATLYTKDLMVNVDAYKVEEVDPTGAGDCFAGTFVSCINQGIGPDEAVKLAAIAGAMAVTKKGPMEGSTTLEELRTIYREIYK; translated from the coding sequence ATGGCTGAAATTATTACCATTGGAGAAATCCTCGTGGAGGTTATGGCCAAAAAAGTAGGCCAAAAATTTTACGAAACCGGCGAATTTGTAGGGCCTTTTCCCAGCGGTGCTCCGGCTATCTTTATCAATCAGGCCGCAAAATGCGGCAGCAATGCAATGATCATCTCAGCAGTAGGAAATGATGGTTTCGGGAGGATAAATCTTGAGCGTTTGAGAGCAGACGGCGTTGATACTTCAAAAGTTAAAGTCCAAAATGAGCAAGCAACAGGGGTGGCATTCGTTACCTATAAAGAAGATGGAGACAGAGATTTTTTATATCATATAGCCAATGCGGCCTGTGGCACTGTGGATGAGAGTTTTGTCAGTGAGGAAGATTTTAAGGATTGTAAATACTTTCATATCATGGGAACAGCAATTTACAATGAAGGCATTAAACGCGCAATCTTAAAAGGGATTGAGTTGGCAAAAAAGAATGGTGGAAAAATCACTTTCGATCCTAATGTCAGGAAAGAGATAATCACCAATGAAGAAAAAAGAAAAATCTTAGTGGATATTCTAAATCAATCCCACATTATCCTGGCGGGGGAGAATGAATTATTTTATCTGACTGGGATAGAAGATGAACTGGCCAGCGTAAATTCTTATCTTGCCCGGACTGCGGAAATCATAATTATCAAAAGAGGGAGTAAAGGGGCCACTTTATATACAAAAGACCTCATGGTAAATGTAGACGCTTACAAAGTGGAAGAAGTGGACCCCACCGGGGCGGGAGATTGTTTTGCAGGTACCTTTGTATCATGTATTAATCAAGGAATTGGGCCTGATGAAGCAGTAAAATTAGCTGCCATCGCCGGAGCAATGGCTGTAACCAAGAAAGGACCCATGGAAGGTAGTACGACTCTTGAGGAGTTGAGGACTATCTATCGTGAGATTTACAAATAA
- a CDS encoding GntR family transcriptional regulator: MLDRNSKLPIYYQIEEWIKSQIENKHFKIDKVIPSERELIELLNVSRHTVRQAIGNLVNQGYLYRVAGKGTFVKDRNLVFKENRYTSFSEDMAYLGKKLENKVLSVESDHASTSIANRLSIQENDPIFKIKRIRIVDDIPVSYEMIFIAKSVAGDIDESVAAGSLIKYYENDLNLKISHAVETFESVLATEKTANKLNIPANSPLLLVRTKLFLDNGKQLDYTKNYFRGDKYKFTIRLNREVDGVAQKPA; this comes from the coding sequence ATGTTAGATAGGAACTCCAAATTGCCCATCTATTATCAAATAGAAGAATGGATAAAGTCGCAAATAGAAAACAAGCACTTTAAAATTGATAAAGTGATCCCCTCGGAGCGGGAATTAATTGAATTGCTAAATGTGAGTAGACATACGGTGAGGCAGGCAATTGGGAATCTTGTAAACCAAGGATATTTGTATCGTGTAGCAGGAAAAGGTACTTTTGTCAAAGACAGAAATTTGGTATTTAAGGAAAATCGCTACACGAGTTTTTCGGAAGATATGGCGTACTTGGGAAAAAAACTTGAAAACAAAGTACTTAGTGTAGAATCCGATCATGCTTCTACAAGTATAGCCAATAGACTTTCCATCCAGGAAAATGATCCTATTTTTAAAATAAAAAGAATTAGAATTGTGGATGATATTCCTGTATCCTACGAAATGATATTTATAGCAAAGAGCGTCGCCGGTGACATCGACGAAAGCGTTGCGGCTGGTTCACTTATTAAGTATTACGAAAACGACCTAAATTTAAAGATAAGTCATGCGGTTGAGACATTTGAATCTGTGCTGGCTACAGAAAAGACAGCTAATAAGCTTAATATACCTGCGAATTCCCCGCTTTTATTGGTAAGGACAAAATTATTCCTGGATAACGGCAAGCAACTAGATTATACAAAAAATTATTTTCGAGGAGATAAATATAAATTTACTATCAGGTTAAACAGAGAAGTGGATGGCGTGGCTCAAAAGCCTGCATAA
- a CDS encoding tagatose-bisphosphate aldolase subunit GatY yields the protein MLISTKEMLLDAQQKGYAVPAFNIHNLETALSVAEAAQELKSPVILAATPGTLKFNGSQYLIAIAKEIAKNFIVPIAFHLDHHDSFEDIKLSVDLGCRSVMIDASRYPFETNIKRVKEVVDYVHPLGGTVEAELGRVGGTEDDLVVAEGNASFTDPAAAKEFVERTGVDSLAVAIGTAHGLYMQTPKLDFARLMEIRKQVDVPLVLHGASGVPAESIKKSVELGICKVNIATELKIPFTAALREYLNSNPEENDPRKYFSPAKEAIKRVVREKILLCGSNNRA from the coding sequence GTGCTTATTTCTACTAAAGAGATGCTGTTAGACGCGCAGCAAAAAGGATATGCGGTACCGGCTTTTAATATCCATAACTTAGAGACCGCCTTGTCAGTTGCTGAAGCTGCACAAGAACTGAAAAGCCCAGTAATCCTGGCCGCAACGCCCGGAACATTAAAGTTTAACGGCAGTCAATATCTAATTGCCATTGCAAAAGAAATAGCCAAGAATTTCATAGTTCCCATAGCTTTTCACTTGGACCATCATGATTCTTTTGAGGACATTAAACTGTCTGTGGATCTAGGCTGCAGATCTGTGATGATCGATGCCTCCCGCTATCCCTTTGAAACAAATATTAAAAGAGTGAAAGAAGTTGTGGATTATGTACATCCGCTGGGAGGCACTGTTGAAGCAGAGCTGGGAAGAGTGGGAGGGACGGAAGATGATCTGGTAGTGGCTGAAGGCAATGCGTCTTTTACAGATCCGGCAGCTGCCAAGGAATTTGTAGAAAGAACAGGGGTAGATTCTCTGGCTGTAGCTATCGGAACTGCCCATGGCTTATATATGCAAACGCCTAAATTAGACTTTGCAAGATTAATGGAAATAAGAAAGCAGGTGGATGTACCGTTAGTACTCCATGGTGCTTCGGGAGTTCCTGCGGAAAGCATAAAAAAATCCGTTGAATTGGGAATATGTAAGGTGAACATTGCCACCGAATTAAAGATACCTTTTACTGCGGCTCTAAGAGAATATTTAAATTCTAATCCTGAGGAAAATGATCCCAGAAAATATTTTTCGCCGGCTAAAGAAGCCATCAAACGCGTAGTGCGGGAAAAAATATTATTATGCGGAAGCAATAACAGAGCGTAG
- a CDS encoding substrate-binding domain-containing protein, with translation MKKALSLALIALLLVGILAGCAKAEKEQAGDGGAAQEKTIKIGASILTQSHPFYVSIKNALEEEAKKQNAEIDIAVADQDLNRQISQIEDFINKGVDVIIITPVDSDGVKGAIMKAKDAKIPVVTVDIKANGVEVDSHIATDNFTGGMIAAEAMAQYLDKKGEIGLITYPEVQSVRDRIDGFKKIAATYPDLKIVTELPGRTREEAKKASEDMLTSNPNLNGIFGFGDDMAIAATTAIAERGSKAIVVGFDGLEEARKSVDQDNAFKAVVVQYPDKMGSLGVINAVKLAKGETVEKEVPVTPGLYVNGKGFVDVKVENDKVITSVK, from the coding sequence GATTGCATTGCTGCTGGTAGGAATACTGGCGGGATGCGCAAAGGCGGAAAAGGAACAGGCAGGCGATGGTGGTGCTGCCCAGGAAAAAACAATTAAAATCGGTGCTTCAATTTTAACCCAGTCCCACCCATTTTATGTTTCTATTAAAAACGCTTTAGAAGAAGAAGCTAAAAAGCAAAATGCAGAAATTGATATCGCTGTTGCTGATCAGGATTTAAACAGGCAAATTTCACAGATCGAGGATTTTATTAATAAAGGCGTCGATGTAATCATCATTACTCCGGTAGATTCAGATGGAGTTAAGGGTGCCATTATGAAAGCCAAAGACGCTAAAATTCCTGTGGTTACAGTGGATATTAAGGCCAATGGCGTAGAAGTGGATTCCCATATTGCTACCGACAACTTTACGGGTGGTATGATCGCAGCTGAAGCAATGGCTCAATACCTTGACAAAAAAGGTGAAATAGGCTTAATCACATATCCGGAAGTACAATCAGTAAGAGACCGCATTGACGGATTCAAAAAAATTGCTGCTACTTATCCGGATTTAAAAATAGTTACTGAATTGCCTGGGCGTACAAGAGAAGAAGCGAAAAAGGCTTCAGAGGATATGTTAACAAGTAACCCCAACCTTAACGGTATTTTTGGGTTTGGTGATGATATGGCTATTGCAGCAACTACAGCTATAGCCGAAAGAGGCTCGAAAGCAATTGTGGTCGGGTTTGATGGACTTGAAGAAGCCAGAAAGTCTGTAGACCAAGATAACGCATTCAAGGCCGTTGTTGTGCAGTACCCGGATAAAATGGGATCTCTTGGTGTAATCAATGCTGTTAAATTAGCTAAGGGAGAAACTGTTGAAAAAGAAGTCCCGGTTACTCCAGGTCTCTATGTTAATGGTAAAGGGTTCGTAGATGTGAAAGTTGAAAATGATAAAGTTATTACCAGCGTGAAGTAA
- a CDS encoding heavy metal translocating P-type ATPase, translating into MKKSVTKELLLEGLDCAHCAVTPKKVMVLMGLDCAACAQKIEKAVQNIKGIKSAAVDFVSGKLVVEADFSQDLDRIIREAGELIKKIEPGVNLLEEETNAGNVPQEAGNKKELLRIAMGAVLFVIAFAFKLPFWPEFGLYLASYALVGGEVVMKAVKNISRGQVFDENFLMTIATIGAFAIKEFPEGVAVMLFYQIGEFFQDIAVNRSRKSIKALLDIRPDFANLKIGNDTKKVSPEEVNVGDIIVVKPGEKVPLDGRVVEGKSMVDTSALTGESVPREVEVGSEILSGFINTNGLLTVEVTKGFGESTISRILDLVQNAGSRKAPTENFITKFARLYTPVVVFGALGIAVLPPIFVSGATFAQWLYRALVFLVISCPCALVVSIPLGFFGGIGGASKNGILIKGGNFLEALNEVDTIVFDKTGTLTKGVFNVTEIKTRDNMSPEELLEYAAFAEAYSNHPIAVSIFKAYGKEINKEEIESYDEICGYGIKAVVKGKQVLAGNAKLMQKENIVYEEIETAGTVVHLAIAGKYAGYIVISDELKEDSRQAMQSLKAAGIRKLVMLTGDAQAVAVKVAQELGLDEVYAELLPDQKVGKLENLVAGKGTRGKVVFVGDGINDAPVLARADVGVAMGGLGSDAAIEAADVVLMTDEPSKLVSAIKIARRTRSIVWQNIIFALGVKGVFLLLGAGGIATLWEAVFADVGVTVIAVLNAMRALKTRP; encoded by the coding sequence ATGAAAAAGAGCGTTACAAAAGAGTTGCTGCTGGAGGGCCTGGATTGTGCCCACTGTGCCGTAACTCCCAAAAAAGTTATGGTCCTGATGGGCCTGGACTGCGCTGCTTGTGCCCAAAAAATAGAAAAAGCGGTGCAGAATATTAAGGGCATAAAAAGCGCTGCCGTTGACTTTGTGTCGGGTAAATTAGTGGTGGAGGCAGACTTTAGTCAAGACCTGGACAGGATTATAAGGGAAGCCGGTGAGCTAATTAAAAAGATCGAACCAGGCGTTAATCTGTTGGAGGAAGAAACGAACGCTGGAAATGTTCCCCAAGAAGCGGGCAATAAAAAGGAACTGCTCAGAATTGCCATGGGCGCGGTACTGTTTGTAATCGCCTTTGCTTTTAAATTGCCGTTTTGGCCTGAGTTTGGGCTGTATTTGGCAAGTTATGCTTTGGTGGGCGGAGAAGTGGTCATGAAAGCTGTCAAAAACATTTCCAGAGGTCAGGTATTTGATGAGAACTTCCTGATGACCATTGCCACCATTGGGGCTTTTGCCATTAAAGAGTTTCCCGAAGGCGTGGCCGTAATGCTGTTTTACCAGATCGGCGAATTTTTCCAGGACATAGCCGTCAACCGTTCCAGAAAATCCATCAAGGCACTCTTAGACATCAGGCCCGATTTTGCCAACCTTAAAATCGGTAACGATACCAAAAAGGTTTCTCCCGAAGAAGTGAATGTGGGAGATATTATCGTAGTAAAACCTGGAGAAAAAGTACCCCTGGACGGCAGGGTTGTTGAGGGAAAATCAATGGTGGATACTTCAGCCCTCACCGGTGAATCGGTGCCCAGGGAAGTTGAGGTTGGAAGCGAAATTTTGAGCGGGTTTATTAACACAAACGGTCTTTTGACGGTGGAGGTCACTAAAGGTTTCGGGGAATCTACAATCTCCAGGATTTTGGATTTGGTGCAAAATGCCGGCAGCAGGAAGGCGCCCACGGAGAACTTTATCACCAAATTTGCCAGGCTGTATACTCCGGTAGTTGTGTTCGGAGCATTGGGTATAGCAGTGCTTCCTCCGATCTTTGTCAGCGGGGCAACTTTTGCCCAGTGGCTCTATAGGGCCCTGGTTTTCCTAGTAATCTCCTGCCCGTGCGCACTGGTAGTCTCCATTCCGCTGGGTTTCTTCGGCGGCATAGGCGGAGCCTCGAAAAACGGCATTTTGATTAAAGGCGGCAACTTCTTGGAAGCCTTAAATGAAGTGGACACAATAGTATTTGATAAGACAGGAACACTGACTAAAGGTGTATTTAATGTTACGGAAATTAAAACACGGGATAATATGAGTCCGGAAGAGTTGCTGGAATATGCCGCTTTTGCGGAAGCCTACTCCAATCACCCCATTGCAGTTTCGATTTTCAAGGCCTATGGCAAGGAAATCAATAAAGAGGAAATAGAAAGTTACGATGAAATTTGCGGTTATGGGATTAAAGCTGTTGTAAAGGGTAAACAGGTCCTGGCGGGAAATGCTAAACTGATGCAGAAAGAAAATATAGTATATGAGGAAATTGAAACTGCAGGTACGGTAGTGCACCTGGCAATAGCTGGCAAATACGCTGGGTATATTGTTATTTCCGATGAGCTGAAAGAGGATTCCAGGCAAGCTATGCAATCTTTGAAAGCTGCGGGAATCAGGAAGTTGGTCATGCTTACCGGCGATGCTCAAGCAGTAGCAGTAAAAGTGGCCCAAGAACTGGGCCTGGATGAAGTATATGCCGAACTCTTGCCGGACCAAAAGGTCGGAAAACTTGAGAATTTGGTAGCTGGCAAGGGGACTCGAGGCAAAGTGGTATTCGTCGGTGACGGGATTAATGATGCACCGGTGCTGGCTAGGGCCGATGTGGGTGTGGCTATGGGGGGACTTGGCTCTGATGCCGCCATTGAGGCTGCCGATGTAGTTTTGATGACTGATGAACCTTCTAAACTGGTCAGCGCCATCAAAATCGCCAGAAGGACCAGAAGCATAGTCTGGCAGAATATTATTTTCGCTCTGGGTGTTAAAGGGGTCTTTTTGCTTTTGGGTGCGGGCGGTATTGCCACTTTATGGGAGGCAGTGTTTGCCGATGTAGGCGTTACCGTTATTGCGGTCCTAAACGCCATGCGAGCCTTGAAAACGCGACCCTAG
- a CDS encoding sugar ABC transporter ATP-binding protein encodes MMATILEMKDIRKVFPGVIALDGVNLKLDEGKVLGLLGENGAGKSTLMKILSGSYKPDGGEIYLYGEKVAFENVVHARKSGISIIYQELSLAPNLTVAENIFALNEPTHFGIIDDKEMIKRTEELFAELEIEISPTALINELPISNQQMVEIAKALSVNPKIIIMDEPTSALSSKETEKLFKIIRKLVGVGSSIIYISHRMDEIFEITDQVSVLRDGHYVGTVETKNTSSEQLIKMMVGREMDKVYPHKDFKNLRDEKLLEVKDYNKKNYYHDINLFVRPGEILGLYGLMGSGRTEIVKGIFGILKKDSGEMWIKGKKVNINDPFSAIEHRIAFVTEDRKNEGLVLTASVYENTTMANINRILNKFKLIDENKEAVITQKHVENLRIKTPSIYQTVINLSGGNQQKVVLAKWFEIEPEILILDEPTRGIDVGAKFEIYKLMIELAQKGVGIIMISSELPEILNVSDRLLVVNNKRIIAELDPKQTTQEEIMTYITGRGDTNEWGSQSIN; translated from the coding sequence ATGATGGCAACAATCCTAGAGATGAAAGACATCAGGAAAGTTTTCCCGGGGGTTATTGCACTTGACGGTGTAAATTTAAAGCTTGATGAAGGAAAAGTATTAGGGCTTTTGGGAGAAAATGGCGCGGGAAAATCCACTCTAATGAAAATATTATCAGGCTCCTATAAACCTGACGGTGGGGAAATTTACCTTTATGGTGAAAAAGTGGCGTTCGAGAATGTAGTTCATGCCAGGAAATCAGGTATTAGCATAATCTATCAAGAACTTAGCCTAGCACCTAATTTGACTGTGGCTGAAAATATATTTGCCTTAAATGAACCAACGCACTTTGGAATTATAGATGATAAGGAAATGATTAAAAGGACCGAAGAATTGTTTGCAGAGCTTGAAATAGAGATATCTCCAACAGCTTTGATAAATGAATTGCCAATTTCAAATCAGCAAATGGTAGAGATCGCTAAAGCATTATCCGTAAACCCTAAGATTATTATTATGGACGAACCTACTTCTGCCTTAAGCAGCAAAGAGACGGAAAAACTCTTCAAAATCATTAGAAAACTTGTGGGTGTAGGTTCTTCAATTATATATATTTCTCATCGCATGGACGAAATATTTGAAATAACAGATCAGGTAAGTGTATTAAGAGACGGACATTATGTGGGGACGGTAGAGACAAAAAATACTTCCTCTGAACAACTGATCAAAATGATGGTAGGAAGAGAGATGGATAAGGTATACCCACATAAGGATTTTAAAAACTTGAGAGATGAAAAATTGCTTGAAGTCAAAGATTATAACAAAAAGAACTATTATCATGATATCAATCTGTTTGTAAGGCCGGGTGAGATCCTGGGCTTATATGGGCTCATGGGCTCAGGAAGAACGGAAATTGTTAAGGGGATTTTTGGGATCTTAAAAAAAGACAGCGGTGAAATGTGGATAAAAGGTAAAAAAGTTAATATCAATGATCCCTTCTCGGCCATTGAGCACAGAATTGCCTTTGTTACGGAAGACAGAAAAAATGAGGGGTTAGTGCTAACAGCCAGTGTCTACGAAAATACGACTATGGCAAATATCAATCGGATCTTAAATAAGTTTAAGCTTATAGATGAAAATAAAGAAGCCGTAATTACGCAAAAACATGTGGAGAATTTGCGGATTAAAACGCCAAGCATCTATCAAACCGTAATTAATTTAAGCGGGGGTAATCAACAAAAGGTTGTGCTGGCCAAATGGTTTGAAATAGAGCCGGAGATTTTGATCCTGGACGAACCTACCAGGGGTATAGATGTGGGGGCAAAGTTTGAGATTTATAAATTGATGATCGAGCTAGCCCAAAAAGGCGTAGGCATTATCATGATCTCCTCTGAATTGCCTGAAATTCTAAATGTATCCGACAGATTACTAGTAGTGAACAATAAAAGAATTATTGCTGAATTGGATCCTAAGCAGACCACCCAAGAGGAAATTATGACGTACATTACGGGACGAGGTGATACAAATGAGTGGGGAAGTCAAAGCATTAACTAA
- the pfkB gene encoding 1-phosphofructokinase, with protein sequence MIATITLNPSVDICYYLDDLKIDDVNRTDSYIKTAGGKGINVSRVLKQLGCQVVATGFLGGGTGQFIETELRKMSVIPQFVHIAEDTRNCIAIIHSGKQTEILESGPNIAEEEAQAFIQQLADILDYNNIKVVAASGSLPSGLARDYYNKIIEITKSKGIKFALDTSGGSLKEAVKASPYLIKPNISELENLLDRKIKSEKELICALHELEKYQLEMVVVSLGKEGCIALCGNEIYKVTIPEVAVINPVGSGDAMLAGMLKEIANNGSFEEILKVGNTCGILNAMNEKTGAIALDKFVEIYSKIKIDPIK encoded by the coding sequence ATGATTGCCACAATTACGTTAAATCCTTCCGTTGATATATGTTACTATCTGGATGATTTAAAAATTGACGATGTGAACAGGACGGATAGTTACATTAAAACGGCTGGCGGAAAAGGGATCAATGTATCTAGAGTTTTAAAGCAGTTGGGGTGTCAAGTCGTAGCTACAGGATTTTTAGGTGGTGGCACCGGACAATTTATTGAAACAGAACTCCGTAAAATGTCCGTCATTCCCCAATTTGTTCATATAGCAGAGGATACCCGAAATTGTATTGCCATTATCCATAGCGGAAAGCAGACAGAAATCCTTGAATCGGGGCCCAATATAGCTGAAGAGGAAGCGCAGGCGTTTATACAACAGCTGGCGGATATTCTTGATTATAATAACATTAAAGTTGTAGCAGCATCGGGAAGCCTTCCAAGCGGCTTGGCCAGGGATTACTATAATAAAATTATAGAAATAACAAAAAGCAAGGGGATTAAATTTGCATTAGACACCAGCGGCGGATCTCTCAAGGAAGCAGTAAAAGCTTCACCCTATCTCATCAAGCCAAACATTTCCGAACTGGAGAACCTTTTAGACAGAAAAATTAAATCGGAAAAAGAACTGATTTGTGCCTTGCATGAACTTGAAAAATACCAGCTTGAGATGGTAGTTGTATCTTTAGGCAAAGAAGGATGTATTGCCCTCTGCGGGAATGAAATATATAAAGTTACCATACCCGAGGTAGCTGTAATAAACCCCGTTGGCTCAGGAGATGCCATGCTGGCAGGTATGTTGAAGGAAATTGCAAATAACGGTTCCTTCGAGGAAATATTAAAGGTTGGTAACACCTGCGGCATACTAAATGCTATGAATGAAAAAACAGGTGCTATTGCTCTCGACAAATTTGTGGAGATTTATAGCAAAATTAAAATAGATCCGATAAAATAA
- a CDS encoding ArsR/SmtB family transcription factor, with amino-acid sequence MDKAAHIENCNCTIIHQDIIDRVKAVMPDEIDLYDLAELFKVFGDSTRIKILHALFASEMCVCDLAALLGMNQSAISHQLRVLKQARLVKYRKEGKVVYYSLDDDHVKQIFDQGLEHIKHR; translated from the coding sequence ATGGATAAAGCAGCCCACATTGAAAACTGCAACTGCACTATAATCCACCAGGATATCATTGACCGAGTTAAAGCGGTTATGCCTGACGAAATCGATCTCTATGACCTGGCTGAGCTTTTTAAGGTGTTCGGAGATTCTACCAGGATTAAAATTTTGCACGCGCTGTTCGCTTCGGAAATGTGTGTCTGCGATTTGGCTGCTCTCCTGGGTATGAACCAGTCGGCCATTTCCCATCAGCTAAGGGTACTGAAGCAGGCCAGGCTGGTTAAATACAGAAAGGAAGGTAAGGTTGTCTACTATTCCCTGGATGACGATCACGTCAAGCAGATATTTGATCAAGGTCTGGAGCATATCAAGCACAGATAA
- a CDS encoding ABC transporter permease has protein sequence MSGEVKALTNKKLFKSYGGVLLALIGLMMLFSFLSPHFLNPNNILTIFAQVSIIAILAFGMTFVLMIGEIDLSVGSILALCGIVLGVMLSSGFNTVIAIAAALIVGALAGLFNGFVSAKFKIPTFIVTVATMGIFRGIGYAITDARPIQIDHAFILALGNKKLFDLIPVPVIIVIILLVVSHVLLAKTKFGRQAKIVGGNKIAAEYVGVNIRRLQIKIFVISGVAAAVSGILLASRLYSAQPNAASGYELDAIASAVLGGTSLSGGYGTVLGTFLGALIMGVINNGMNLIGMPYFYQQIVKGLIIIIAVFIDVRNKERILSQ, from the coding sequence ATGAGTGGGGAAGTCAAAGCATTAACTAATAAGAAGTTATTCAAAAGCTATGGCGGCGTTTTACTGGCCCTGATTGGGCTGATGATGTTATTTTCATTCTTAAGTCCCCATTTTCTAAACCCAAATAATATCTTAACAATTTTTGCCCAGGTTTCAATCATTGCTATATTAGCTTTTGGGATGACTTTTGTATTAATGATCGGGGAAATAGACTTGTCAGTTGGCTCCATTTTAGCGCTCTGCGGTATTGTGTTGGGAGTTATGTTGTCCAGCGGCTTCAATACAGTTATCGCTATCGCGGCAGCCTTAATAGTTGGCGCTTTGGCGGGATTATTCAACGGCTTTGTAAGCGCCAAATTCAAGATCCCAACATTTATTGTAACGGTTGCCACTATGGGAATATTTAGAGGTATCGGCTACGCCATAACCGATGCCAGGCCGATTCAGATAGACCATGCCTTTATTTTAGCTTTAGGAAATAAGAAATTATTTGACCTGATTCCTGTACCTGTAATCATTGTAATAATACTGCTGGTTGTTTCCCATGTGTTGCTTGCTAAGACCAAATTTGGCCGGCAGGCTAAAATTGTCGGTGGAAATAAAATAGCAGCCGAATATGTAGGCGTTAATATCAGAAGATTGCAGATAAAGATTTTTGTCATTTCGGGTGTGGCTGCCGCTGTAAGCGGTATCCTGCTGGCGTCCCGGTTATATTCCGCGCAGCCTAATGCGGCAAGCGGCTACGAACTTGATGCAATTGCCTCGGCGGTATTAGGCGGAACCAGCTTGTCAGGTGGATATGGCACAGTACTGGGAACCTTTTTAGGAGCTTTGATTATGGGCGTCATTAATAATGGAATGAACTTGATCGGTATGCCCTATTTTTATCAACAAATTGTAAAAGGGCTGATCATCATCATCGCTGTATTTATCGATGTCAGAAACAAAGAGCGCATCTTAAGTCAATAG